Proteins from one bacterium genomic window:
- a CDS encoding BamA/TamA family outer membrane protein encodes MRIWFFALVFITIPSFLLAESAPRVRNIYINNLDVFDSQHQEFRWWGFRLMNRLHVKTQKSFIRNELLLREGDLLEPDLMRESERNLRRYTFLTDVSVRSRRINDQEADLFVNTEDQWTTKPNLSWGSTRGSRILDIGIEEENFLGLGRRVGLRYEKAPERDGFVGLYGDPRFLNTRLRLNLRYARFSDGHRLNYALVQPFYAQEARWSYGVNGFDLKRLQHFYYQGIDAAALEHVQHNVTFDVNRAWGPRYQRNRAGLILGYSQNLFPSVLIFDEEAAQEEEIQRNLDPVESELFNIGMSLVRDRQRFVKFYYVDNFGRTEDLPYGTLASLAVVHSNDDRGRDFLTSNFTGRYTFHRNARQYFVSHAGLSLRREGGEWNNWIAEFLLRYYIQKDSTKFGFFKSPKQTLAANLAATITADMDAPFQLSLGEDEGLRGYPFRGFTGLNRALLNLEYRVMIPWEHRLVGVAAVPFIDSGYVWNPDHHFGASVGIGLRIGLKKYGRTRVLRVDYAFPLVNSGGRGGSLSVSAGQAFDIL; translated from the coding sequence GTGCGGATTTGGTTTTTCGCTCTCGTTTTTATCACCATCCCATCTTTCCTGCTTGCCGAATCAGCGCCTCGTGTTCGAAATATCTATATCAACAACCTGGATGTATTTGATTCGCAGCATCAGGAGTTTCGATGGTGGGGATTCCGGCTCATGAACCGTCTCCATGTAAAAACTCAAAAATCATTTATCCGCAACGAGCTCCTGTTAAGAGAAGGAGATCTGCTGGAACCCGATTTGATGCGTGAAAGTGAGCGAAATCTCCGGAGGTATACGTTCTTAACGGATGTTTCGGTACGATCGCGCCGGATCAACGATCAGGAAGCAGATCTGTTTGTGAACACGGAAGATCAATGGACAACAAAACCGAATTTGTCCTGGGGAAGCACACGCGGATCGCGGATTCTGGACATCGGAATAGAAGAAGAAAATTTCCTTGGTCTTGGTAGACGGGTAGGACTGCGGTATGAAAAAGCGCCGGAAAGGGATGGTTTCGTCGGGCTTTATGGTGATCCACGATTTCTGAATACAAGGCTCCGGTTGAATCTGCGCTATGCCCGTTTTTCGGATGGACACCGGTTGAACTACGCGCTCGTTCAACCATTCTACGCGCAGGAAGCGCGGTGGTCCTATGGGGTAAATGGATTCGATTTAAAGCGCTTACAGCACTTTTATTACCAGGGGATCGATGCTGCCGCGCTCGAACACGTTCAACACAATGTGACTTTTGATGTGAACCGCGCGTGGGGACCTCGTTATCAACGGAACAGGGCCGGCTTGATTCTTGGTTATTCGCAAAACCTGTTTCCATCCGTTTTGATTTTCGATGAAGAAGCCGCTCAAGAGGAGGAGATTCAGCGAAATTTGGATCCAGTGGAAAGCGAGCTCTTCAACATCGGAATGAGTTTGGTCCGTGATCGTCAGAGATTTGTGAAGTTTTACTATGTAGATAATTTTGGACGGACTGAGGATCTGCCATACGGCACACTGGCAAGCCTTGCGGTCGTTCATTCCAACGATGATAGAGGCCGCGATTTTCTCACAAGTAATTTCACTGGAAGATACACATTTCACCGGAATGCGAGACAATATTTTGTTAGCCACGCCGGGTTATCTTTGAGAAGGGAAGGAGGGGAGTGGAACAACTGGATTGCAGAGTTTTTGTTGCGCTACTACATTCAAAAGGATTCCACCAAGTTTGGCTTCTTCAAGAGTCCCAAACAAACCCTTGCGGCAAATCTGGCGGCAACGATTACCGCAGATATGGATGCGCCCTTTCAATTATCGCTGGGTGAAGATGAAGGTTTGCGCGGGTACCCCTTTCGTGGCTTTACAGGACTAAATCGCGCTCTTCTGAATCTTGAGTACCGTGTGATGATTCCCTGGGAACATCGTCTGGTGGGAGTCGCAGCGGTGCCGTTTATCGATTCAGGTTATGTCTGGAATCCGGATCATCATTTCGGAGCCAGCGTTGGGATTGGTTTGCGAATCGGATTGAAGAAATACGGCAGAACCCGTGTGCTGAGAGTTGATTACGCATTTCCACTTGTGAATAGCGGCGGAAGGGGCGGCTCACTATCTGTAAGCGCCGGTCAAGCCTTCGATATTCTGTAA
- a CDS encoding carbohydrate binding family 9 domain-containing protein, whose translation MKRKSYILIICSVLLLGSEAWADTKVKAVRLTEPISLDGKLTEKVWKDENAVTEFIQRDPVEGAKATEMTVIDVGFDDEAIYIGARMYDSQPNLIEARLVRKDVLITSDQLMFYVDPYHDKRTGYYFGVNAAGTLYDGTLLNDSWEDNSWDGVWEGKANVDEKGWTVEMRIPYSQLRFRKQQQYIWGVNFKRTIARKNETDYLVIRPKNDSGFVSRFVEMTGIQSIKPQRRIEIMPYITSKAEFTHPGADNPYNDGSSYDPGIGADMKFGLGTNLNLDATVNPDFGQVEVDPAVINLSDVETFFQEKRPFFIEGYNIFKFGEGGATNYWGFNWSNPLLFYSRRIGRAPQGSIPDSDYQDAPNGASILGAAKLTGKIGPGFSIGTLHAFTGRERANYFVDDVSSEAEIEPASYYQVTRGLKEFGDGKQGLGFITTIASRRFEELRLEDEINGSALVYGVDGWTFLDDNKTWALTGWTAFSTVKGNQARITDLQQNSRHYFQRPDADYVEVDPDATSLNGYAGRFYVNKEKGNVFFNSAFGFVSPGFDNNDLGFLFRADQYNMHVGSGYKWTTPGKYYRYAELGGAAFRTLDFGGDTTWGGLFHFGYVEFHNYYTLDYSLAWNPEETLNNTRTRGGPQTLNLPGYEVNLFGRTDNRKKFVFGFGGNLYEAESSHYRALRSTIEWKPIANVSLSVNPTFEHDWTPAQWIENFEDPTAAHTFGKRYVFGALDQKTFSAGIRVDWTFTPRLSLQLYAQPLISSGRYTGYKELAQPRSYRFNIYGNPIITSGDVTIDPDGTGPAGAFTFDDPNFNFKSLRGNAILRWEYRPGSTVYFVWTQTRSDDEPTGNFQFTRSLSRLWKAESDNIFLVKFSYYWNP comes from the coding sequence ATGAAACGGAAATCATACATTTTGATCATCTGTTCCGTCCTGTTATTAGGGAGTGAAGCGTGGGCGGATACTAAAGTAAAAGCAGTACGATTAACCGAACCGATTTCACTGGATGGAAAACTTACGGAAAAAGTTTGGAAAGATGAAAACGCTGTAACGGAGTTCATTCAGCGTGATCCGGTGGAAGGTGCAAAAGCTACAGAAATGACTGTTATCGATGTCGGGTTCGATGATGAAGCGATCTATATCGGCGCGCGAATGTACGATTCGCAACCGAATTTGATCGAAGCGCGGCTCGTTAGGAAGGATGTTCTGATCACGTCCGATCAGTTGATGTTCTATGTCGATCCCTATCATGACAAACGGACCGGTTATTACTTTGGCGTGAATGCCGCCGGCACACTCTACGATGGCACTCTTCTGAACGATAGCTGGGAAGACAACTCCTGGGACGGCGTTTGGGAAGGCAAAGCAAACGTTGATGAGAAAGGATGGACCGTTGAGATGCGCATTCCCTATTCACAACTCCGTTTCCGGAAGCAGCAACAATACATATGGGGCGTGAACTTCAAGCGCACCATCGCCCGCAAAAATGAAACGGATTATCTGGTGATCCGGCCCAAAAATGATAGCGGATTTGTATCCCGATTTGTTGAAATGACTGGAATCCAGAGTATCAAACCGCAACGGCGCATCGAGATCATGCCTTATATAACAAGTAAAGCGGAGTTCACACATCCGGGTGCGGACAATCCATATAACGATGGTTCTTCCTACGATCCGGGGATCGGAGCCGATATGAAATTTGGTCTGGGAACCAACTTAAATCTGGATGCAACAGTGAATCCTGATTTTGGCCAGGTGGAAGTTGATCCTGCGGTCATCAACTTAAGTGATGTAGAAACATTTTTTCAGGAAAAACGACCCTTCTTTATTGAAGGATACAATATTTTCAAGTTTGGTGAAGGTGGCGCGACCAATTACTGGGGATTCAACTGGAGCAATCCTCTATTGTTCTACAGCCGCCGCATTGGAAGGGCTCCGCAGGGTTCCATTCCCGATTCGGATTATCAGGATGCTCCGAACGGCGCCAGCATTCTTGGTGCTGCAAAACTTACAGGCAAAATCGGACCCGGTTTTAGCATTGGAACCTTGCATGCTTTCACCGGCAGGGAACGGGCCAATTATTTTGTCGATGATGTCTCAAGCGAAGCAGAAATCGAACCGGCCTCTTACTACCAAGTAACGCGAGGATTGAAAGAATTCGGCGATGGCAAACAAGGTCTGGGTTTCATCACCACGATCGCTTCCAGAAGGTTTGAGGAATTACGCTTAGAGGACGAGATCAATGGCTCTGCACTTGTTTATGGCGTGGATGGTTGGACATTCCTGGATGACAATAAAACGTGGGCGCTTACCGGATGGACCGCTTTCTCTACAGTAAAAGGGAATCAAGCTCGGATTACCGATCTGCAGCAAAACTCCAGACATTACTTTCAGCGACCCGATGCCGATTATGTCGAAGTGGATCCGGATGCAACCTCGCTGAATGGCTACGCCGGACGTTTTTATGTGAACAAAGAAAAGGGAAACGTGTTTTTCAATTCCGCCTTCGGTTTTGTGAGTCCTGGCTTCGACAACAACGATCTCGGTTTCCTGTTCCGCGCCGATCAATACAACATGCATGTAGGCAGCGGTTACAAATGGACGACTCCCGGGAAATATTATCGCTATGCGGAGCTCGGTGGAGCAGCGTTTCGCACGCTTGATTTTGGTGGCGATACAACGTGGGGCGGCTTGTTTCACTTCGGATATGTTGAATTTCATAACTACTACACACTCGACTACTCACTGGCATGGAATCCTGAAGAAACGCTCAATAACACACGCACTCGTGGCGGTCCGCAAACGTTGAATCTGCCCGGCTATGAAGTCAATCTGTTTGGACGCACGGACAATCGTAAAAAATTTGTGTTCGGTTTCGGTGGAAACCTGTATGAAGCGGAGTCCTCTCACTACCGCGCATTGAGATCCACCATCGAATGGAAACCGATCGCCAATGTTTCCCTCAGTGTGAATCCCACTTTCGAACATGACTGGACACCCGCTCAATGGATAGAAAATTTTGAGGATCCAACCGCGGCACATACCTTCGGAAAACGTTACGTCTTCGGAGCACTCGATCAGAAAACTTTCAGCGCAGGTATACGCGTGGATTGGACATTTACTCCACGCTTGAGTTTGCAACTCTATGCCCAGCCGCTGATTTCATCGGGAAGATACACGGGTTATAAGGAGTTGGCTCAACCCAGAAGCTACAGATTCAACATCTACGGGAATCCGATTATCACCAGCGGCGATGTCACGATCGATCCGGATGGAACAGGCCCCGCCGGCGCCTTTACCTTCGATGATCCGAATTTTAATTTCAAGTCGCTGCGCGGAAACGCGATTCTACGCTGGGAATACCGGCCCGGCTCCACAGTTTATTTTGTGTGGACGCAAACACGTTCGGATGACGAACCGACCGGAAATTTCCAGTTCACCCGTTCGCTCAGCCGTTTATGGAAAGCCGAAAGCGATAATATTTTTCTTGTCAAATTTAGCTACTACTGGAACCCTTAA
- a CDS encoding protein kinase: MTPQRWKKVEKVYSAARELAPPDRDAFLKEACKSDAALRQEVESLLKHEVGAKEFLESPALEVAAGMLMQDQMQTTGKIGSYHILSLLGTGGMGEVYLTQDSRLGRKVALKLLPKNLTQDTDTIRRFEREARAASALNHPNILTIYEIGRAEETHYIATEFVEGETLRQRMLGGKMDLNQVLDIAIQTANALAAAHEAGIVHRDIKPENIMVRRDGLVKVLDFGLAKLIEPKAQFVDRETATVAELKTDTGMVIGTARYMSPEQARGQTTDARTDLFSLGVLIYEMLASMPPFRGDNHADVIAALLTTEPPPLSQIDSEIPAELDSIVSKALRKNAAERYQTAKELLNDLHDFRGGFLHVQASAESKSNRTGFAVPTGSRLRLWIYGIAIVLIVTSTFIIFQRNPARMNRNKPGRATLAVMPFHISTPEPSISYLSVGIPDAIITRLSNLEQIQLRPTSSILAFQNKHFEIEEVREKLEVENILTGTIQKIGDRFRIRVQLIRAADGVSLWGFTYDLSPSDLLTIEDSVSEQVSSALQLQISPQQRVRLKQAYTENTEAYQWYVRGREQLPRYTSQSALTAISYFEKALQLDPSFAKARAGLAQAAADMHLRLGADEEAQFWGNRALEEAQQALRIDSNLAEANEAMAAVYRKTEFKWDLTIQESNKALALNNSLYLPHYFKAAAYYHYGLFDLAEEELIAAKRANVSDQVEAFRTQAVIDFFRGRFSDVIKNLEEVQRLTGKAIADWHFSLAHYYSGNAGQAETVLREMMTVSYGGTATRAKATLAAILAQSGRREEAQKWLKEALASSFLDHHALYSIGVTYAQLGNHDAAVEWLSRSIEKGFPCYPWFERDPLLDPIRNTESFRNLLSKLKHEFEIAEKRYTNQP, encoded by the coding sequence ATGACTCCCCAACGCTGGAAGAAAGTAGAGAAGGTTTATTCTGCCGCTCGCGAACTTGCGCCGCCGGATCGAGACGCTTTTCTGAAGGAGGCCTGCAAAAGTGATGCGGCTCTCCGGCAGGAAGTGGAATCTCTATTGAAACACGAAGTTGGCGCAAAGGAATTTCTTGAATCGCCTGCTCTGGAAGTTGCCGCCGGGATGCTGATGCAAGATCAAATGCAGACCACCGGAAAAATCGGTTCCTACCACATATTGTCCCTTTTGGGCACAGGAGGAATGGGTGAAGTCTATCTTACACAGGACAGCCGCCTGGGCCGGAAAGTCGCGCTAAAACTCCTTCCCAAAAACTTGACTCAAGATACCGATACGATCCGCCGCTTTGAACGCGAGGCACGTGCTGCTTCAGCTTTGAACCACCCCAATATTTTGACCATTTACGAGATCGGCCGCGCCGAAGAAACCCATTACATTGCAACCGAATTCGTGGAAGGAGAAACACTCAGACAGCGAATGCTTGGCGGCAAAATGGACCTGAATCAGGTTCTCGACATCGCCATTCAAACCGCAAATGCGCTTGCAGCGGCTCATGAAGCAGGTATTGTCCATCGCGATATCAAACCGGAAAACATTATGGTGCGCCGCGATGGCCTGGTAAAAGTGCTCGACTTCGGATTAGCAAAGCTCATCGAACCTAAAGCGCAGTTTGTTGATCGCGAAACGGCAACTGTAGCAGAACTGAAAACGGATACAGGCATGGTCATCGGAACTGCGCGTTACATGTCCCCTGAACAAGCGCGCGGGCAAACAACAGACGCACGCACAGACCTGTTCAGTTTGGGCGTCCTAATCTATGAGATGCTCGCTTCCATGCCCCCCTTCAGAGGTGATAACCATGCTGATGTCATCGCAGCATTGCTGACAACAGAACCGCCGCCGCTCTCGCAAATTGACTCTGAGATTCCTGCGGAATTAGACAGTATTGTTTCCAAAGCATTGCGCAAAAACGCCGCGGAGCGGTACCAGACAGCAAAAGAATTATTAAATGACTTACATGATTTTCGAGGCGGGTTTCTTCACGTTCAAGCGAGTGCGGAATCCAAATCGAATCGAACAGGGTTCGCTGTACCAACCGGTTCCAGGCTTCGCCTGTGGATCTACGGCATTGCGATTGTGCTGATTGTCACATCAACATTCATCATTTTTCAAAGAAATCCAGCCAGAATGAACAGAAACAAGCCGGGGCGTGCCACTCTTGCGGTTATGCCGTTTCACATTTCCACTCCTGAACCGTCGATTTCATATTTATCGGTTGGCATTCCGGACGCAATTATCACGCGACTATCCAATCTTGAGCAGATCCAGTTACGCCCCACAAGCTCCATTCTTGCATTCCAAAACAAGCACTTTGAAATCGAAGAGGTGCGCGAAAAGCTCGAAGTAGAGAACATACTAACAGGAACAATCCAGAAGATCGGCGATCGATTTCGGATCCGCGTTCAATTGATCCGCGCGGCGGATGGCGTTTCATTGTGGGGTTTCACCTACGACTTATCTCCTTCCGATCTTCTAACCATTGAGGATAGTGTGTCCGAGCAAGTTAGCTCAGCGCTTCAGCTTCAGATCAGCCCCCAGCAACGTGTTCGATTAAAGCAGGCCTACACAGAAAATACGGAGGCTTACCAGTGGTATGTGCGCGGCCGGGAACAACTTCCACGGTACACCAGCCAGTCGGCCCTCACCGCAATCTCTTATTTTGAAAAAGCACTTCAGCTGGATCCCTCTTTCGCCAAAGCACGCGCGGGATTAGCACAGGCCGCCGCAGACATGCATCTCCGGCTCGGTGCAGATGAGGAAGCCCAGTTCTGGGGCAACCGCGCATTGGAGGAAGCACAACAGGCCTTGCGAATCGATTCGAATCTTGCTGAAGCTAATGAAGCCATGGCAGCCGTTTATCGCAAAACAGAATTCAAGTGGGACTTGACAATTCAAGAGAGTAACAAAGCGCTTGCCCTTAACAATTCCCTTTATCTTCCTCATTATTTCAAGGCGGCAGCCTACTATCATTATGGATTGTTTGATCTTGCGGAAGAAGAATTGATCGCAGCCAAACGCGCAAATGTATCGGACCAGGTAGAGGCGTTTCGCACGCAGGCTGTCATTGATTTTTTTCGTGGACGCTTTTCCGACGTGATCAAAAATTTAGAAGAAGTTCAAAGACTGACGGGAAAAGCCATCGCCGATTGGCACTTTTCCTTGGCACATTATTATTCAGGTAACGCCGGACAAGCAGAAACCGTGTTGCGTGAGATGATGACCGTTTCCTATGGCGGAACAGCCACTCGTGCAAAAGCAACGCTCGCCGCGATTCTCGCACAATCGGGTCGGCGCGAAGAAGCTCAGAAGTGGTTGAAGGAAGCTCTGGCTTCCTCCTTTCTCGATCATCATGCTCTGTACAGCATCGGAGTTACTTATGCGCAGCTGGGAAATCATGACGCTGCTGTTGAATGGCTGTCCAGATCGATTGAAAAAGGCTTTCCCTGCTATCCATGGTTTGAGCGAGACCCGCTGCTTGACCCTATCCGAAATACAGAATCTTTTCGGAATCTGCTTTCAAAACTAAAGCACGAGTTCGAGATAGCAGAAAAGCGGTACACAAATCAGCCATGA
- a CDS encoding HEAT repeat domain-containing protein, translating into MFRRKPIDLIAIVLLLVLSTFTFAYPPGPAAEGSEAAKAYNKAYGFVLDEKWADATQAFQNVIQKYPNSPYTDDSNFWICFSKQKQNKREESVRCYESFIKQYPKSEWADDAQSNMINIANDLAKAGIHTTIKIEEIRKHGSTDEVRLHAIRALVDSGDATAEDVIAIFNTEKDPKTRSNIVYMLTELDSPQVTIKLGEIAIKDPDGSVRKNAVYALGDRGGKESIGALKKVLQSNVEQEVRKAALYALAETDDPEIVPLLADIASREANQEMAKTAVYALADMDSQASVKALQGILAQVKPTEIRKAVLFALADHNAMTSAMFLNVALSDPDPELRRHAVYAIAELDDTDRFESLKQIFSKSKELEVRKAALYSIMDKPEPRAKSFLVDVALNDPNVELAKAAVYSLGDNLEPEDIQVVLDLVQKAKNLEVRKAALYKAIDMGGKNAVKVMTQYLKQGQDPELRITAVRALGDSESDDAVPILLDLAKNDPDKNIRMAAVQSLGQIGTPKAKQALRAIITGESQP; encoded by the coding sequence ATGTTTCGTAGAAAACCAATTGACTTAATAGCGATCGTGCTGCTTCTGGTGCTCAGCACGTTCACATTTGCCTATCCACCAGGGCCTGCAGCGGAAGGCAGCGAAGCGGCAAAAGCATATAACAAAGCTTACGGTTTCGTTCTGGATGAAAAATGGGCCGATGCGACTCAGGCGTTTCAAAACGTGATTCAGAAGTACCCGAATAGCCCCTATACTGACGACTCCAATTTCTGGATCTGTTTTTCAAAACAAAAACAGAACAAACGGGAAGAGAGTGTGAGATGTTACGAGTCTTTTATCAAACAGTATCCCAAAAGCGAGTGGGCGGATGATGCTCAATCGAACATGATCAATATTGCTAACGACCTTGCGAAGGCAGGAATTCATACAACCATCAAAATCGAAGAAATCCGTAAACATGGGAGTACAGATGAAGTGCGGCTGCATGCCATCCGGGCGTTAGTCGATTCAGGGGACGCAACGGCAGAGGATGTGATTGCAATATTTAACACGGAAAAGGATCCGAAGACCCGCAGCAACATTGTCTATATGCTAACCGAACTGGATTCTCCGCAGGTCACCATCAAGTTGGGAGAGATCGCCATAAAGGATCCGGATGGTTCCGTACGCAAAAACGCAGTCTATGCTCTGGGAGATCGTGGCGGAAAGGAATCGATTGGAGCGCTCAAAAAAGTTTTGCAGTCCAATGTAGAACAGGAAGTTCGAAAGGCCGCGCTTTATGCCCTGGCAGAAACAGATGATCCTGAAATCGTGCCGCTCCTTGCGGACATCGCGAGTCGCGAAGCCAATCAGGAAATGGCCAAAACAGCAGTGTATGCGCTGGCAGATATGGACAGTCAGGCCTCTGTGAAAGCGTTGCAAGGAATTCTCGCGCAGGTAAAGCCTACGGAAATCAGGAAGGCTGTTCTGTTTGCTCTTGCGGATCATAATGCGATGACTTCCGCAATGTTTCTGAACGTTGCCCTCAGCGACCCGGATCCCGAATTGAGACGCCATGCCGTGTATGCAATCGCGGAATTGGATGACACAGATCGTTTTGAATCTCTCAAACAGATTTTTTCAAAATCAAAAGAGCTGGAGGTCAGGAAGGCAGCGCTGTATTCAATCATGGATAAACCGGAGCCGAGAGCGAAATCATTTCTTGTTGATGTAGCACTCAACGATCCCAATGTGGAACTGGCGAAAGCCGCAGTTTACTCCCTGGGAGATAATCTCGAACCCGAAGATATTCAGGTCGTGCTCGATCTGGTCCAAAAAGCAAAGAATCTGGAAGTCCGTAAGGCAGCGCTCTACAAGGCGATCGATATGGGCGGCAAAAATGCTGTAAAAGTAATGACGCAATACTTGAAGCAAGGCCAGGATCCGGAGCTGCGAATTACAGCCGTTCGCGCATTGGGAGACAGTGAAAGCGATGATGCTGTGCCGATTCTTCTGGATCTTGCAAAGAATGATCCCGATAAGAATATTCGAATGGCAGCCGTTCAAAGTCTTGGTCAAATCGGCACCCCAAAAGCCAAACAAGCGCTCCGCGCAATCATCACCGGTGAATCACAACCTTAG